In Rathayibacter sp. VKM Ac-2762, one DNA window encodes the following:
- the serS gene encoding serine--tRNA ligase, protein MIDPVLLRENPDVLKRSQEARGDSVELVDEALEADRVRRAAITEAERLRAEQNAFGKTVAKAPKDEKAALVAEAQRLAAAAKQAQQEASEADDAFTVLVKRIANPIIEGVPAGGEESFELVRTVGERPVFDFAPRDHLELGELLDGIDMQRGAKVSGARFYFLKGLVARLEIALMNLGLEKALAAGFTPLITPTLVRPEIMDGTGFLGEHDDEVYRLRDDDLYLTGTSEVALAGYHADEILDLSGGAKRYAGWSTCYRREAGSGGRDTRGIIRVHQFSKLEMFVYTLPEDAEAEHARLLSYQEDVLQSLGLHYRVIDTAAGDLGQSAARKFDVEAWVPTQETYRELTSTSNCTTFQARRLDTRYRTESGRTAPVATLNGTLATTRWIVALLETHQRADGSVLVPEALRPHLGGLEVLEPAA, encoded by the coding sequence GTGATTGATCCCGTACTTCTGCGCGAGAACCCGGACGTCCTGAAGCGCTCGCAGGAGGCGCGCGGCGACTCCGTCGAGCTGGTCGACGAGGCACTCGAGGCCGACCGCGTGCGCCGTGCGGCGATCACCGAGGCGGAGCGGCTCCGGGCCGAGCAGAACGCCTTCGGCAAGACCGTCGCCAAGGCTCCGAAGGACGAGAAGGCGGCCCTCGTCGCCGAGGCCCAGCGCCTCGCCGCCGCCGCCAAGCAGGCCCAGCAGGAGGCGTCCGAGGCCGACGACGCCTTCACCGTGCTGGTGAAGCGCATCGCCAACCCGATCATCGAGGGCGTCCCCGCGGGCGGCGAGGAGTCGTTCGAGCTCGTCAGGACGGTCGGCGAGCGCCCCGTCTTCGACTTCGCCCCGCGCGACCACCTCGAGCTCGGCGAGCTGCTGGACGGCATCGACATGCAGCGCGGCGCGAAGGTCAGCGGCGCGCGCTTCTACTTCCTCAAGGGCCTGGTCGCCCGCCTCGAGATCGCCCTGATGAACCTGGGCCTCGAGAAGGCGCTCGCCGCCGGCTTCACCCCGCTGATCACGCCGACCCTCGTGCGCCCCGAGATCATGGACGGCACCGGCTTCCTCGGCGAGCACGACGACGAGGTGTACCGCCTCCGCGACGACGACCTCTACCTCACCGGCACCAGCGAGGTCGCCCTCGCCGGCTACCACGCCGACGAGATCCTCGACCTCTCCGGCGGCGCGAAGCGCTACGCGGGCTGGAGCACCTGCTACCGCCGCGAGGCGGGCTCGGGCGGACGGGACACCCGCGGCATCATCCGCGTGCACCAGTTCAGCAAGCTCGAGATGTTCGTCTACACCCTCCCCGAGGACGCCGAGGCGGAGCACGCGCGCCTGCTCTCGTACCAGGAGGACGTCCTGCAGAGCCTCGGCCTGCACTACCGCGTCATCGACACGGCGGCCGGCGACCTCGGCCAGAGCGCGGCGCGCAAGTTCGACGTGGAGGCGTGGGTCCCCACGCAGGAGACCTACCGCGAGCTGACCTCGACCTCGAACTGCACCACGTTCCAGGCCCGCCGCCTCGACACCCGCTACCGCACCGAGTCAGGGAGGACGGCTCCGGTCGCCACCCTCAACGGCACGCTCGCGACCACCCGCTGGATCGTCGCCCTCCTCGAGACCCACCAGCGGGCGGACGGCTCGGTGCTCGTCCCCGAGGCGCTGCGGCCCCACCTCGGCGGCCTCGAGGTGCTCGAGCCCGCCGCATGA